From candidate division WOR-3 bacterium:
GGACGCCGCTCGTTTGGACTTCGAGCGGCGTCCCCGGGTTTCTGCTAGGCGGGCTCGGCCCCGGCTCCTATTTACTCAGCCAGCGGAGTCCTCCTACTCGCTGGTAGCCGACCTGCAGTATGATCTGCGTTCCGGATATCTGCAGGACCTTGGCCTTGGCATAGTTGTCTTCGGCGCTCCAACCGATAGCCCCCCGGTCGAGCCAGAGGTAGTAGACGTTGTCCGCCTCGATCTCATTCTCGATCGCGTAGCCGGTCGTGTCGGCCAGCTTCGCGTCGGCGTACACCGTTGTCCCGGCATCAACCAGCGCGTTGCGCTTGGTGTTCCATCCATTCTTGCCCGGGTTCACGAGGAACATCTTGGGACTGTGGGTCACGTCGTCCGCGTAGTAGTCGAGTCTCGGGTAGTTGCCGGCGGCAAGTGAGTAGGCGACCGCCGTACCCGCGCTGTCGAACCCGAAAGCGGGGTAGTGGGAACTGACTGAGTCGCTCATGCCGTAGATGGTGAGGTTCGGGGTCTCGACCATGCCCACGGGTATCACTGCCGGGTCGCTCTTGATCGTACCTTTGACCGCTCTCACCTCAATGAGCGCCGCCGGGACGTTGACGTTGTAGCCCGTGTCCGTTGTCGTCTGGAATGAGCTGTCGATCTTGACCTCGTAGGACTGGGCGTCGGCGACCGGACGCCAGTTCAGGCGCAGCTTCGCTCCCTGTTCGAGCGGTTGAGTGGTGACTACGGGCTTGGCCGGGGGGGCGACAAAGATGATAGTCACCGCCAGCGACTCGGACCAAGACGACATCCGGTTGCGGACGTCCCTCGCTCGTACCTTGACGTTGTACGTGCCGGCCGTGTCAAAGACGTGGTCCTCGCTGAACACGGAGTCGCTCGCCACCGGGCCGCCCCAGACCCCGACTGTATCGCCCCAGTCGAACTGGAACCACACGCTGTCG
This genomic window contains:
- a CDS encoding PKD domain-containing protein, with the protein product MRSVIVAAVACCLVLALFAGCEKNQPPATPELSGPTQGKPAKTLYFTFSTTDPENQYLAYMVDWGDDTDEDWDEGYASGEEVRRAHKFADSGVYNVKVKARDSKLIESGWSERVTISIGYLPPNLPLAPTGPTSCTTGVVARFSARTTHPTGDSVWFQFDWGDTVGVWGGPVASDSVFSEDHVFDTAGTYNVKVRARDVRNRMSSWSESLAVTIIFVAPPAKPVVTTQPLEQGAKLRLNWRPVADAQSYEVKIDSSFQTTTDTGYNVNVPAALIEVRAVKGTIKSDPAVIPVGMVETPNLTIYGMSDSVSSHYPAFGFDSAGTAVAYSLAAGNYPRLDYYADDVTHSPKMFLVNPGKNGWNTKRNALVDAGTTVYADAKLADTTGYAIENEIEADNVYYLWLDRGAIGWSAEDNYAKAKVLQISGTQIILQVGYQRVGGLRWLSK